From a region of the Streptomyces caniferus genome:
- a CDS encoding VOC family protein, with product MPYAPQHPKEAELQAASVQLNHTAVYARDRQLSADFLAAILGLEVGAPFGPFLPVDLGNGVTLDYYEKRDEPIQPQHYAFLVPEEQFDGMIARLEAVGVTYYADPHHTEPGRTNGLFGGRGAYFDDPDGHNMEIITRPYVRP from the coding sequence ATGCCGTATGCACCGCAGCACCCGAAGGAAGCCGAACTACAGGCGGCCTCCGTCCAGTTGAACCACACCGCCGTCTACGCCAGGGACCGGCAGCTCTCGGCCGATTTCCTGGCCGCGATACTGGGACTGGAGGTCGGCGCCCCCTTCGGCCCGTTCCTCCCTGTCGACCTCGGCAACGGCGTGACCCTCGACTACTACGAGAAGCGCGACGAGCCGATCCAGCCGCAGCACTACGCCTTCCTCGTGCCCGAGGAGCAGTTCGACGGCATGATCGCCCGTCTGGAAGCGGTCGGGGTCACCTATTACGCCGACCCCCACCACACCGAACCGGGCCGGACCAACGGCCTGTTCGGCGGCCGTGGTGCGTACTTCGACGACCCGGACGGCCACAACATGGAGATCATCACACGCCCTTACGTCCGGCCGTAG
- a CDS encoding response regulator — translation MIAEDSVLLRIGLVKVVEMAGFAVAAEAGDAQELLAAVEEHRPGLAVVDVRMPPGFTDEGVRAALSIRQRYPGTAVLILSQYVEERYAADLLATNTSGVGYLLKQRVADVEEFIEALRRVAAGGTALDPQVVAQLLVRRSSDPLERLTARERDVLALMAEGRSNGGIAAQLVVSESAVAKHINNILAKLDLPKADADHRRVLAVLHFVGVGC, via the coding sequence GTGATCGCCGAGGACTCCGTGCTGCTGCGGATCGGGCTGGTCAAGGTGGTGGAGATGGCCGGGTTCGCGGTGGCGGCCGAGGCGGGGGACGCGCAGGAGCTGCTGGCGGCGGTCGAGGAGCACCGGCCCGGCCTCGCGGTGGTGGACGTCCGGATGCCGCCCGGCTTCACCGACGAGGGGGTGCGCGCCGCACTCTCCATACGTCAGCGGTATCCCGGCACCGCGGTGTTGATCCTCTCCCAGTACGTCGAGGAGCGTTACGCGGCCGACCTGCTCGCGACGAACACCAGCGGCGTCGGATATCTGCTCAAACAGCGGGTCGCGGATGTCGAGGAGTTCATCGAGGCGCTGCGGCGGGTGGCGGCCGGCGGCACCGCGCTGGACCCGCAGGTCGTCGCCCAGTTGCTGGTGCGGCGCTCCAGCGACCCGCTGGAGCGCCTGACGGCCCGCGAACGCGACGTCCTCGCCCTGATGGCCGAGGGCCGCTCCAACGGGGGCATCGCCGCACAGCTCGTGGTGAGCGAGAGCGCGGTCGCCAAACACATCAACAACATCCTCGCCAAGCTGGACCTGCCGAAGGCGGACGCCGACCACCGCCGGGTCCTGGCGGTGCTGCACTTCGTCGGGGTGGGGTGCTGA